The window ATACTTCAAGGTACTTATTTGGCCCGCACCAGTCCCGCAATAACCGCAGCAACTTTATCGAGTATCTGGTTCCAGCCTTCCAGTTGACCGCTATTTTTCGCACTCTCCATGGGCTCATTTCCAATCTGGGTGAGTCTGGTCTGGCCGTTTCCGAGATCCTCAAAGATGGTCACGTCGTGCGCACCGTCTATGGCCTCGTGTTCTATTCCTAATTCCGCAGGCTCAACCTTGTTTCCCTCTGAGTCCGAAAAGTACATGTCGGAAACGATCTTCTCGTGCAGCACGATCTCGTGATATTCGATCGCATTCCAGAACTCCTGCCCATCCGGCGCCTTCATGCAGAAGAGAGATTTTCCCCCGACCCGAAAATCCATCTTGCAGACGGGCGCAGTAAAGCCCTTCGGTCCCCACCACTGCATCACGTACTTCGGGTCTGTCCACGCCTTCCAAACCAATTCGCGTGGGGCATCAAAAACTCTTGTAATGACCATCCGCTCTATTTCACTGCCCGTATTTTTTGTCATTTCTCATCTCCGCTTTCTTCATTTCATTCACAACCACAGCCAGCTTGTCGAAGCTCTCTTCCCAGAATCGGCGATAGCTGATCGCCCAGTCGCTGACTGTCTTAATCGCCTCGGGCCTGAGCGTGCATACGCTTTCCCGTCCACGCTTTGTCTTGATCACAATCCGTGCCCGCACCAGGTAGGCAATATGTTTTGAAATCATCTGCTGCGAGAGTGCAAACGGTTCCGTCAATCCATGCACAGTAGCGGGCCCATGTGAGAGCCGTTCGATCATTGCCCGCCGGGTTGGATCAGACAAAGCCGCAAATGTTGTACCCAATCTATCCACAACCATATGGTAGTGGATTTTTTGCCAATGTCAAGTGTGAATTTTTGCGATTCCTGATTTTCTGTTTCCCTGATCTCTGCGCAGGAGCGTGAGCCGGCATCAGGAACCGGAGGAAAACGGATTGCCTCTGGAGGGGTGCCCTGGATGCCGGGTGCCCCACTCTTTCCTGAGAAGACGCGCGGGTTTTTGCGTCGGCGAAGGAAAGGGTGGGATCAGGATTATCACGGTGTCGAAAAGGTGTACGTGATTCACTTACATTTGCGCGGTCTGATTAAGAAGGGGCCTAAGATCGGAGCATCGTCGATTCTACCCTTTACTGCGCAAAGGAATGGGCACCGCCGTAATATTCGCCGGCGGTTTAGTCAGGTTTCGCATATTGCGCAACCACGGCTTTGTACACGAGAAAATGGCGATCTGCTCCTGCCGATCTCGCCGCGTTCAAAAGGCTCATCACTTGCTCATTCTTTTGCCACTGGCAGAATGGGCCTTTCGTCTTGTAAGGCCACGAGACGCCTGACGCTTTCTAGCCATCCTAGCGTGAACTGTGGTGGGTTTGGATGAGCCGACAGCGGCAGCAGACCTGGCAGGATTGAGCGCAGTGAGCACTGCAGCGGGATTCTTGTCGATCACAGTGAGCAAGGTGCGTGCTGGCGCTTCCGGGGTCCTCCGCCCTCCCTCCCAGTGCTTGATCGCGTCAAGGCTGAACCCAAACGTGTGAGAGAATTTGGCCTGCGTCATGCCAAGCCGGTTGCGGATGGCCTTCACATCAACCTCTTGGGGCACATGTGCCCTGAATCCTTCTTGCTTCCCGGCAAGAAAAGCCTCGACGTCGTTAAGGCCATCCATCATCTGCTCGAATTGCGTTTTCATGCTATCTCCCATAGGTCTCGAAAATACTATCGGCCCGTTTCATTAGCGCGTTGCGCTCTGCCATCGACAGGTTTTCTTTCTCATTCTTTGGAAAAACTGTGATCAGAAAAAGCGGGAATGTTTCGTTGCGCCATATATACACAACCCGGGCCCCGCCACTTTTTCCCATTCCCTTGCGTGCAACCCGGATCTTTCGAAATCCTCCCGTCCCACGGATTAGATCTCCGCATTCAGGGTCTGCCGAAACGAGTGCCACGATATCCGCACGCTCCTCCTCGCTGAAGAGCTTGTTGGCAACTGCGAGATATGTAGGCGTCTCGACAACCGTCTGCACAGGGTTCTCTTGTACTCCATTGGACACCATAAGTCAAGTAGAAGTTATATGCCATTGGACACCAATGATTGTTCCCGGAATGGACTGGGTGCACACATGGAACGAACGAGCCTTCATGCGAAAATGAAATCAGTCTGGAATAACGAGACAAAGCCAGGAGCTAATGGCTAAGAGCTGAGAGCTGAGAGCTGATTTATGTCAGATTGGCCAATACGAGAAAAGCGACCGCTCCGGGAACCAGTGCGCGAGGAACCGGGGCCCGCGCCCAAAAACTACATCACGCCCGCCGGGTTGCAGCGGTTGAAAGACGAGCATCGGTTCCTGCTGAGTCGCGAGCGGCCGGCGGTGGTGGAGGTTGTCGCGTGGGCGGCCGGCAACGGGGACCGCAGTGAAAACGCCGACTATCAGTACGGCAAGCGGCGGTTACGCCAGATCGATTCACGGATTCGCTTTCTCTCGAAACGCATTGCCGCGGCCGTGATCGTTGATCCCGCCGCTCCGCGGCCGGCATCAGCCGCTACGCGCGTCTTCTTCGGCGCAACCGTGACCTACAAGGACGCCGCCGGCCTAGAACACGTCGTCTCTATCGTCGGCATTGACGAGGTAGACCTCGATCGCGGCTATATCAGCTGGCGCTCGCCTCTCGCGAATGCTCTCATGAAGGCGAGCCCCGGTGACAGCGTGGCCCTGCGCGCACCAGCGAAGACGGAGCATCTCGAAATCATCCGCGTTGAGTACGCGCCGATTCCGATGGATCCTTTTCGCGAACCGCCAGGAGCTCAGTCGACGCCCAAGGCCGAAGGCCCCTAAGGCCGAAGACCGATAGTCCAAGCCGCCGACTTTGGGCGTTCATTGATCTTTGTCGGTTTTGCAGAGACAAAGCTAAAAGCTAATGGCCAAGAGCTCACTGTTTCAGGTAACGGAGCGCGACGCATCCTGATTTGAAAATCTTTGACTCAACAAGTTTTAATTGCAATTTCTCCGGCAGGCTCACCCCGTCCAATAACCGTCTGCCTTCTCCGGCAATGACTGGGCCAATCACAATACGAAATTCATCCACCAGGCCAAGCTCTATCAGCTGCGACGGGATATCTACACCGCCTGTCAAAATATTTTTGCCTGGTTCGTGTTTCAACTTAAGTATTTCGTCGCGCAGGTCCGTGCGAACAATTCGCTTTTTGTTATCTTCAACCCCATCCAGGGATCGTGAAAAAACAACCCTGTTGATGGAGTCGAACACTCGCGCAAATTCGTTCAATGCTTTTGTCGCCGACTGCGTTTTTGCCACCTCAGGCCAGAAAGGAACCATCAACTCGTAGGTCTTGCGCCCATAGACGAGCAGGCCAGCTTCTCGCAGAACATCCGTCCAATATTCATGGGTCTCTTCATCCGTAAATTGTGTGGTGTGGTCGCAACAGCCATCCAGCGTAATGTTGATTCCGAAGATTACATTTCTCATTTCCTTTTAAGGTAAATCCGGATGGCAGTCAGCGGAAGAGCCACAAATGGAACCAACGAGCCTTCACGCGGGAATGAAATCAGTCTGCGGAACAAGAGAAAGCCAGGAGCTAACGGCTAAAAGCCATTTTGGGATGGCGAAGCCAAGCCCAAAAATCAAAATGGGCCTGAGAGCAAGAAGCGGTGACGGTTTCCTTGCCCACAAGCCCATTCGATCCTGAATCGGATCGGAGGTGATGTACTTATTCTAGGCCACTTAAGGATGAAGTCAAGCGATCTGCCAACTCTTTTTATACCTACATGATTATCTTGATAACCGTATGATCGCGCCTTGGCAAAGCCCTGTAAATAAAGGGGAAATGCATTCCGGCGATCTGCAATCGCACATCTTCAAAGTGATCATCCGCGTGACAGTAGTAACTGGATGCCAATGATTGCCAGCAAAGTGCCAAACACCCTGCGCAGTACTATTTCGGGCAGGTGCTGTGCCCAGAGTCCGCCGAAGTAGCCTCCGACGAGAAAGCCCAAAGCGATGAGCAGACCGGCCTTCAGGTCCACATTTCCTGCCTTGTAATATTCCCAGAAAGCGAGCGCCCCAATGGGGGCCAGCAGCGCCGCCAGCGACGTTCCCTGGGCCTTGTGCTGGCTCATATGAAAGAAATAAACCAGAGCGGGAATAATCATGATGCCGCCGCCAATGCCCACAATCCCTGAAAGCACGCCAACCACAAGGCCAAGCAGTATGTAGAGAAAAGTCATGGGCGGAATAATAAAACGAAACCGGGCTTTTGTTGAAAATCGTGACAATGAAAATCGGAAGGTCAATGTTGAAGGCTTGCTGCGTGCGACGTGAGAAGAAGAGATCGTCAAAAGACGATGGAAGCAGAGCGGGAATCGATGTTCCAAATCCACGAGATAAGCCTTCTGAAAAGGGCTGCTCGCGTTGACACTGCCGCGAATCGGATGTTAAGTTAAAGAGTTTGGTGGTAGCCCCCGACCGCTTCTTGTTCACAACAACTTAAAGATTATTTTGCATGGATATAGTACTCAGGCAAATAGGCGAATTACTGGTTAATTCCATCCCCACGATCATCTCTGTGTTGGTCCTGTGGACGGCGTACACTTTTCTTGTGCACAACAAGCTCCGGCAGGTGCTGGAGCAGCGGCATGCGCTGACGGAAGGCGCCATGGATCGCGCGCAGCAGGAAATCGCCATTGCCGAAAAACGCACAGCGGAATACGAGCAGCGATTCCGCGAGGCACGGTCACAGATCTATAAAGCCCAGCAGGCCAACCGTCTGCGCGTGCTGGATGAGCGCAACGCCGCGTTGGCGGAGTCGCGCAAGAATGCCGGTGAAATGGTGAAGAAAGCCCGGGCGGCCGTGGAGAAAGACACGATCGGCGCGAAAGCGGCGTTGGAGCAGCAGGCCAATGTGCTGGCCGACCAGGTGATTGCAACGGTCCTGAAGCCGGCTGCGGCAGCAGGAGGCCGGTAGATGAAAAAATCACTCCAGCGAATTTGGATTTACGCCGTGATCACCGTGCTTGGAATGGCGATGATGTCTGTCGGGACCTTGCGAGCTCAGGAAAGCCCGAACCCAGCGAGCACTGCGGAGCCCCACGGTCAGGCAAAGCCAGCCGAGCAGTCAGCGAAGCACGAGGGTGAACAACAGTTGGAAAACGGCGGGGAAGCCGACGCCATCCGCAACGCTCCGGCGGTCAAGTGGATCGCGCGCCATACCGGCCTGACGAATAACCAGGCGTACTGGCTCTGTTTCGGCCTGAACTTTGCCGTGATCTTTGTCGCCATGGCCAGCCTGCTGCGCAAGATTCTGCCCGGCTATTTCAAGGGCCGCACCACCACCATCCAGCAAGGTATTGAAGAAGCCCGCAAGATGAGTGAAGACGCGCGCCGCCGGCTGGCGGAGGTTGAAGGAAGGCTTTCTCGCCTGGATGCCGATATCGCCGCAATGCAGCGTGAGGCCGATGAGAACGCCAAAGCTGAAGAGCAACGCCTGCTGGCTGCCGGAGAAGAAGAGCGTCGCCGGATCGTTACGTCCGCCGAGCAGGAAATTGAGATGGCCGCCAATACGGCGCGCCGCGAGCTGAAGGCATACGTGGCGGAATTAGCGGTGGAGCTGGCGGAGAAAAAAATCCGCGTGAGCAACGATACTGACCAAGCCCTGGTGCGCGCTTTCACCGCCCAAATGGGAAAGGACGGCAATTAAATGGCAGCAGTCCTGGGGCGGTACGCACGCGCGTACGCTGAAGTGGCGGTCACGCACAAATTAAATCCTGAAAAGACAGTTGCCGAATTTCAGCAGATGGCTGATGTGGTGAACGGAAGCCGCGAGCTGCGGAATGTTTTGCAGAACCCGGCCGTGAGCCGGGAGCAGAAGCTCAAGCTGCTCGATTCCATCATCCAGCACATTGGCGCGACAAAGATGTTGCGGAACTTTTTGGCCGTCCTGATTGACCACCGGCGCATTGGCAACATTGGCGATCTGCTGGAGCAATTCAAGCGGGAACTGGACCGGCGTTTAGGCATCGCTGATGCAAAAGTGAGTTCCGTCCGCGAACTATCTTCGGCAGAGAAGAAATCACTGGAGCAACAGCTGGCTACCATTACCGGAAAGGTAGTCCGGGCAACGTATTCGCAAGATCCCGGTCTGCTCGGAGGAGTATTGGTGCGCGTGGACAGCACGATCTATGACGGATCAGTGCGTGGTCGCCTGCAGCGCATGCGGCAGGAACTTGTGACTGCGTAGGAACAAAGAAAAAAGGATTTATGGCTCAAATCAAAGCAGACGAAATAACAAAGCTCATCCGTGAGCAGATTGAAAATTACGAATCCAAGGTTTCTGTGGACGAGGTGGGCACCATCATCTCTCTCGGTGACGGTATCGCCCGCATCCATGGGCTGGATAAAGTCATGGCCGGCGAACTCCTTCAGTTCGGCCACGGCGTTTCCGGACTGGCCATGAACCTGGAAGAAGACCAGGTAGGCGCGGTGCTGCTGGGCGAATTCACTGAAATCAAAGAAGGCGACGAGGTGAAGCGCACCGGAACGATCATGTCAGTCCCCGTGGGTGAAGGCATGATTGGCCGCGTGGTGAACGCTCTGGGCCAGCCGATTGACGGCAAGGGCCCGATCGCCTCCAACAAGCAGATTGCGATTGAGCGCATTGCTCCGGGCGTGATTGACCGCCAGCCTGTGCGTGAACCTATGGCGACCGGCATCAAGGCCATCGATTCCATGATCCCCGTAGGTCGCGGCCAGCGCGAGCTGATCATCGGCGACCGTCAGACCGGCAAGACCGCCGTGGCGCTGGACACCATCATCAACAGCAAGGGCAACAACCTGATTTGCATTTACAACGCGATTGGACAGAAGCGTTCGTCGATTGCGCAGGTGGTCAAGGTTCTGGAAGACAACGGCGCCATGGATTACACGATCGTGGTGGCGGCTTCAGCTTCAGAGCCCGCGCCTATGCTTTACCTTGCGCCTTATGCAGCCTGCGCCATGGGCGAGTACTTCCGCGATACCGGCAAGCACGCGCTGGTGATCTACGACGATCTTTCCAAGCACGCCGCGGCCTACCGCGAGATTTCATTGCTGCTGCGCCGTCCGCCGGGACGCGAGGCGTATCCCGGAGACGTGTTTTATCTTCACTCCCGTTTGCTGGAGCGCGCCGCAAAAATGTCAGACAAGATGGGCGGCGGTTCACTCACTGCGCTGCCGGTCATTGAAACGCAGGCTGGTGACGTTTCAGCCTACATTCCGACCAACGTCATTTCGATCACTGACGGACAGATTTTCCTTGAAACCGATTTGTTTAACTCCGGCGTGCGTCCGGCGGTGAACGTCGGCATCTCAGTAAGCCGCGTGGGTGGTTCAGCGCAGATCAAAGCGATGCGGCAGGTTGCCGGCACATTGAAGCTGGAACTGGCGCAGTATCGTGAACTGGCGGCGTTCGCGCAGTTCGGCTCTGACCTGGATAAAGCCACGCAGGCGCAGCTCAACCGCGGCAAACGATTGGTTGAAATCCTGAAGCAGGACCAGTATCAACCGCTTTCATTCGGCAAGCAGATCATGATCATCTTTGCCGGAACCAACGGCTACTTGGACGACCTTGAAGTCGAGCAGGTGCGTCCGTTCTCTGAAGAATTGAACAAATACGTTGAGTCGATGAATCCCAAGCTGCTGGATTCCATCATGCAGAAAAAGACAATCGACGACGCGATGAAGGCGGAAATTGAAAAGACGCTGAAGGAATTCAAGCAGCGTTTTGTCGCCGAACGGCAGACGGCGGCCGCGAAGGTTGAGGCGACTAGCGGGCGTTAGCGAAGCGGGAGCCCGCTGCTGAAATCCTGAGCGAGCGCGAAGCGCGAGTCGAAGGACCTGAACGCAAGAAACTTTTTAGGGAAACGTTGAAGCAAACATGGCAAACCTTTTAGACATCCGGCGGCGAATCCGCAGCGTGCGCAACACGCGGCAGATCACCAAGGCCATGCAGATGGTTTCAGCGGCCAAGCTGCGCCGCGCTCAGGAACGCGCACTGCAGACCCGTCCTTTCGGGCAGATGATCACGAACGTGCTCAAGTCGCTGGTTTCGCGCGCGGATGTCTATGATCCGGTAACGGGCGAAGCGCTGCATCCGTTGCTCGTGCGTCGTGAGGAAAAGACGACGATGTTGATCGTCGTATCCGGCGAAAAGGGACTGGCCGGAGCGTTCAACTCCAACATCCTCAAGGCCGCGGCCAAGTTTATTGAGCTAAAGAAGGACAAGAACATCGATATTCTGGCGCTGGGAAGAAAGTCGCGAGACTACTTCCGCCGCCGGTATCCGGTGTCGCTTGAGGCCGGAGCGGAACGCAAGGGGCCAATCCAGGTGGTAGCAGAATACGTGGGCCTGATGAATCGCTCAGAATTGAAAAGCGCACGTGAAATTGCGGACAAGGTAATCCGCCTTTATACGGAAGGAAAGGTCGATTCCGTTTACATCGCCTACAACGAATTCAAGTCAGTGATTGCGCAGCAGGTGGTGGTGGATGACGTGCTTCCTATCCTCGCGATTGGCGAGACCGTGCATGAGTTTGCCGAGGAAGTCACCGGAGAGGAACGCACGCGAAGGCTGGAAGCGGCGGCGCATGCTCGCACGTCGGTGCGTGAAGTAGATACAACGGAAATGGACAAGAAGGCTGCGGGATTTGCCACCTCCCCGGTTGACTATATTTACGAGCAGCCGCCGGCGGAGTTGTTCCGCGATCTGCTGCCGCGCTACGTTTACACGCAGCTGTTTCGCGCCATGCTGGAATCAGAGGCCGCCGAGCATGCGGCGCGCATGACGGCCATGGACTCTGCCACCAGCAATGCTTCTGACATGATTGATTCGCTCACGCTGGCCATGAACCGGGCACGCCAGGCGAAAATTACCAAAGAGATTATTGAGATTGTGAGCGGCGCGGCTGCCGCGCAGTGAAGTGGGAACTCCCGAGCAGAGCGAGGGATCGCTATAGCTGGGAAGAATTTTAGGGTTGTAAGTTCGTGGGAGGGGTGCTTAGAAAAACCTAGTGATCCCTCACCCGCAAAAACGCAGGATTCGGGATTGCAGAAAAGACCCGCAGAAGAACTCGGGTTCGGGATTTCAACAGAGATGCGAAGGACGGGCAAGAGATTTAGGTTTTGCCAATTGCTAATTGCTAACTGCTAATTGCTGGGAGATTATGGCTACTCAAAACATAGGCAAGGTAATACAGATCGCGGGTCCCGCGGTTGACGTGGAGTTCACACCTGGAAATTTGCCGCCGATATACCAGGCGTTGCGCGTAACCAGCGAAGGCTTCAAAGTGCCTGAGCCGATCGACGTAGTGCTGGAAGTGCAGCAGCATCTGGGCGAGAGCCGCGTGCGCACAGTGGCCATGCAGGCCACTGACGGCATGGTGCGCGGCATGAACGCGCTTGATCTTGGCGGGCCGATTTCTGTGCCTGTGGGCAAAGAGACACTGGGCCGCGTGATGAACGTGATCGGCGAGCCGGTGGACCAGCTTGGCCCAATCAAGGCGACCAAGCGGCTGCCTATCCATCGCCTGGCGCCCTCGTTCGACGAGCAGGCGACCAAAGCGGAAATGTTTGAGACCGGCGTAAAAGTCATCGACCTGATCCAGCCGTTCCTGAAGGGCGGAAAGATCGGCCTGTTTGGCGGCGCAGGTGTAGGCAAGACGGTTGTGATCATGGAACTGATCAACAACGTGGCCAAGCAGCACGGCGGCTACTCAGTGTTTGCCGGCGTGGGCGAACGCACCCGTGAAGGGAACGATCTTTGGCTGGAGATGAGCGAGTCCGGCGTGATCAAGCCGGGCGTTCCCGCGGAGTCGAAAGCGGCCTTGATTTACGGCCAGATGACCGAGCCCCCCGGAGCGCGCCTTCGCGTGGCGCTGACCGGCTTGACAGTGGCCGAATACTTCCGCGATGACGAAGGCGCGGATACGCTGCTCTTTATCGACAATATTTTCCGCTTCACCCAGGCCGGATCTGAAGTGTCCGCACTGCTGGGCCGCATGCCTTCCGCCGTGGGATACCAGCCGAACCTGGCCACCGAGATGGGCGAGTTGCAGGAGCGCATCACCTCAACCAAGCGCGGATCAATCACCTCAGTGCAGGCGATTTATGTGCCCGCCGACGATCTCACCGATCCAGCTCCGGCGACGACTTTTGCTCACCTGGACGCAACCACAGTGCTCTCGCGTCCGTTGACGGCAATTGGAATTTATCCGGCAGTCGATCCGCTGGCTTCAACGTCGCGCATTCTCGATCCACACATCGTCGGGCAGGAGCATTATGACGTAGCGCAGGGCGTGAAGCGGATCCTGCAGCGCTATACCGATTTGCAGGACATCATTGCCATTCTGGGTATTGAAGAGCTGAGCGAAGAAGACAAGCTCACGGTTTCCCGCGCGCGCAAGGTGCAGAAGTTCCTCTCGCAGCCCTTCTTTGTGGCGCAGCAGTTTACCGGCATGGCCGGACGCTATGTAAAGATCGCGGACACGGTGCGCAGCTTCAAGGAGATCATCGAGGGCAAGCACGATGATGTTCCGGAGCAGGCCTTCTACATGAAGGGCGCGATTGAAGAAGTGCTGGAAGCGGCGGAGAAGATGAAAGCTGGAGCGGCAGCGTAAGCAATGGCAGAGACCATTCAACTCGAAATCGTGACGCCGGAGCGGCTGGTGGTGAGCGAGCCCGCCGAGTACATTGAGATCCCGGGCGCGACCGGGTATCTCGGCATCCTGCCCGGCCACGCTCCTCTTATCAGTGAGGTGGCCCCCGGCGAACTTACGTACCGCAATGGCAACCAGACAAAGCGGCTGGCAGTGGCATGGGGATTTGTGGAAGTCCTGCAAACCAAAGTCACGATCCTGGCGGAAGCGGCGGAGAAAGCAGAAGAAATAGATACCGCGCGCGCCGAGGCAGCAAAGAAAAAAGCCGAAGCCGAATTGCAGAAGTCTGGCCTTGAGATTAATGAGGAAGCGCAGGAAGCGTTGCAGCGCGCGCAAGCCAGGCTGGAAGTGGCGGGCAAAGGCAAGAGCTAGTTGTTTTAGAGCTTACTCTGGACAGAATTTATGGCACAGACACTCCTGTCTGTGCCTGCGTCCTTCGGGTCCAATTCGGCCACAGGCAAGAGTGCCTGTGTCACGTAAATCATAAGACCGATGCTGGGTTGCGCAACCTAAAGCAGCTTCTTCGGCAGCAGATAAGTAAATCCCATAAATAATTCCCACCGCGTGCTGGTTGAGGTAAGACCGCGATTGAAGCCGGCGTCAAAAACCAGGTTTGGCCGCGGCGTGTATGTTGGCGCAAAAAGAAATCCGGCAGCGTGCCCATTTTGAAATGGCTGCGTAAAGTGCCAGAGTTCGCCTCCCACCCCGAATTTATGCGGCAGCCCATGAGAAATTGAAAGCGTCTGGCCGAACTGTGCTCGATGCCGCGCATCTTGAATCTGCTCATTGAAGAGCGCGTTGGTGTCAATGTGAAACTTGGCAATGTCGGTTGAGAGCAGAAGCAGCGCGGATTGGCGGTTGGAACCGATGTCGAGATCGGGAGCTGTGCCGCCAAAGACGCGCAGGAAATAGCTCACAGAGATGGTTGGGCGTTTTTTGGTTCCGGGCAGAAGCACAGCCTGAAGTCCCGCAGAAAGATCGCCGGGATCATTCGATCCAAAAGGGCCAAGGTCGGAGTGAGCGAAAGGCTGGCTTTGCAGCAGCAACTCGATGCGCTCATTCAGAGAGAACTTCATCACTTCATTGAAGCTGAGCTGGTTGGGCAGATCAGGAGAATGTTCCGCGCCCAGTACGCCGGTTTCAAATTGCAGGTAGCCGACGGGCGTGAGTGTGGCAGGCGTGGAAACGGTGGGCCGACCGGGATTAGCCTCCTGCGCCCATGCGGAAACCACCAGATAGAAAAATAGTATGCCGGCAACCGTGTTCCGCAAGTAGTCTCCCCTGCTGGCTCAAGAATTACGCTCGCAATAATTTAGCTGAATAACTGGGTGGCGAGGAATTTATTCCACTCTATTTTTCGCGGCTTTCGGATGGAGTTTCCCGATTGTTACGACCTGTTTGTTATGTCAAGCGGCCGGGCGTCTGGTGTCTGACCGACCCAAGACCATCTTTTTCAGCGTCAGCGCGTTCTGCGCCGCGTAGCCAGCCTGGTCGTTGTCAAAATAAATATAAATCGCTTTCATCTTTGCCGACCATTGCTCAATGCGCCGCGCCCATTCGCGTAACTGCGCTTTGCTGTAACTGCCCTGGTATTTCCCCGCCTCAGGGCCGTGAAGGCGGACGTAGGCAAAATCGGCGGTAATATCGAACGGCGAG is drawn from Terriglobia bacterium and contains these coding sequences:
- a CDS encoding SRPBCC domain-containing protein is translated as MTKNTGSEIERMVITRVFDAPRELVWKAWTDPKYVMQWWGPKGFTAPVCKMDFRVGGKSLFCMKAPDGQEFWNAIEYHEIVLHEKIVSDMYFSDSEGNKVEPAELGIEHEAIDGAHDVTIFEDLGNGQTRLTQIGNEPMESAKNSGQLEGWNQILDKVAAVIAGLVRAK
- a CDS encoding metalloregulator ArsR/SmtB family transcription factor, whose protein sequence is MVVDRLGTTFAALSDPTRRAMIERLSHGPATVHGLTEPFALSQQMISKHIAYLVRARIVIKTKRGRESVCTLRPEAIKTVSDWAISYRRFWEESFDKLAVVVNEMKKAEMRNDKKYGQ
- a CDS encoding transcriptional regulator, translating into MKTQFEQMMDGLNDVEAFLAGKQEGFRAHVPQEVDVKAIRNRLGMTQAKFSHTFGFSLDAIKHWEGGRRTPEAPARTLLTVIDKNPAAVLTALNPARSAAAVGSSKPTTVHARMARKRQASRGLTRRKAHSASGKRMSK
- a CDS encoding type II toxin-antitoxin system RelE/ParE family toxin, with the protein product MQTVVETPTYLAVANKLFSEEERADIVALVSADPECGDLIRGTGGFRKIRVARKGMGKSGGARVVYIWRNETFPLFLITVFPKNEKENLSMAERNALMKRADSIFETYGR
- the greB gene encoding transcription elongation factor GreB; this translates as MSDWPIREKRPLREPVREEPGPAPKNYITPAGLQRLKDEHRFLLSRERPAVVEVVAWAAGNGDRSENADYQYGKRRLRQIDSRIRFLSKRIAAAVIVDPAAPRPASAATRVFFGATVTYKDAAGLEHVVSIVGIDEVDLDRGYISWRSPLANALMKASPGDSVALRAPAKTEHLEIIRVEYAPIPMDPFREPPGAQSTPKAEGP
- a CDS encoding dihydrofolate reductase family protein yields the protein MRNVIFGINITLDGCCDHTTQFTDEETHEYWTDVLREAGLLVYGRKTYELMVPFWPEVAKTQSATKALNEFARVFDSINRVVFSRSLDGVEDNKKRIVRTDLRDEILKLKHEPGKNILTGGVDIPSQLIELGLVDEFRIVIGPVIAGEGRRLLDGVSLPEKLQLKLVESKIFKSGCVALRYLKQ
- a CDS encoding sulfite exporter TauE/SafE family protein, which produces MTFLYILLGLVVGVLSGIVGIGGGIMIIPALVYFFHMSQHKAQGTSLAALLAPIGALAFWEYYKAGNVDLKAGLLIALGFLVGGYFGGLWAQHLPEIVLRRVFGTLLAIIGIQLLLSRG
- a CDS encoding ATP synthase F0 subunit B, whose product is MDIVLRQIGELLVNSIPTIISVLVLWTAYTFLVHNKLRQVLEQRHALTEGAMDRAQQEIAIAEKRTAEYEQRFREARSQIYKAQQANRLRVLDERNAALAESRKNAGEMVKKARAAVEKDTIGAKAALEQQANVLADQVIATVLKPAAAAGGR
- a CDS encoding ATP synthase F0 subunit B, with product MKKSLQRIWIYAVITVLGMAMMSVGTLRAQESPNPASTAEPHGQAKPAEQSAKHEGEQQLENGGEADAIRNAPAVKWIARHTGLTNNQAYWLCFGLNFAVIFVAMASLLRKILPGYFKGRTTTIQQGIEEARKMSEDARRRLAEVEGRLSRLDADIAAMQREADENAKAEEQRLLAAGEEERRRIVTSAEQEIEMAANTARRELKAYVAELAVELAEKKIRVSNDTDQALVRAFTAQMGKDGN
- the atpH gene encoding ATP synthase F1 subunit delta, translating into MAAVLGRYARAYAEVAVTHKLNPEKTVAEFQQMADVVNGSRELRNVLQNPAVSREQKLKLLDSIIQHIGATKMLRNFLAVLIDHRRIGNIGDLLEQFKRELDRRLGIADAKVSSVRELSSAEKKSLEQQLATITGKVVRATYSQDPGLLGGVLVRVDSTIYDGSVRGRLQRMRQELVTA
- the atpA gene encoding F0F1 ATP synthase subunit alpha; amino-acid sequence: MAQIKADEITKLIREQIENYESKVSVDEVGTIISLGDGIARIHGLDKVMAGELLQFGHGVSGLAMNLEEDQVGAVLLGEFTEIKEGDEVKRTGTIMSVPVGEGMIGRVVNALGQPIDGKGPIASNKQIAIERIAPGVIDRQPVREPMATGIKAIDSMIPVGRGQRELIIGDRQTGKTAVALDTIINSKGNNLICIYNAIGQKRSSIAQVVKVLEDNGAMDYTIVVAASASEPAPMLYLAPYAACAMGEYFRDTGKHALVIYDDLSKHAAAYREISLLLRRPPGREAYPGDVFYLHSRLLERAAKMSDKMGGGSLTALPVIETQAGDVSAYIPTNVISITDGQIFLETDLFNSGVRPAVNVGISVSRVGGSAQIKAMRQVAGTLKLELAQYRELAAFAQFGSDLDKATQAQLNRGKRLVEILKQDQYQPLSFGKQIMIIFAGTNGYLDDLEVEQVRPFSEELNKYVESMNPKLLDSIMQKKTIDDAMKAEIEKTLKEFKQRFVAERQTAAAKVEATSGR
- the atpG gene encoding ATP synthase F1 subunit gamma; this encodes MANLLDIRRRIRSVRNTRQITKAMQMVSAAKLRRAQERALQTRPFGQMITNVLKSLVSRADVYDPVTGEALHPLLVRREEKTTMLIVVSGEKGLAGAFNSNILKAAAKFIELKKDKNIDILALGRKSRDYFRRRYPVSLEAGAERKGPIQVVAEYVGLMNRSELKSAREIADKVIRLYTEGKVDSVYIAYNEFKSVIAQQVVVDDVLPILAIGETVHEFAEEVTGEERTRRLEAAAHARTSVREVDTTEMDKKAAGFATSPVDYIYEQPPAELFRDLLPRYVYTQLFRAMLESEAAEHAARMTAMDSATSNASDMIDSLTLAMNRARQAKITKEIIEIVSGAAAAQ